The following coding sequences are from one Triticum dicoccoides isolate Atlit2015 ecotype Zavitan chromosome 4A, WEW_v2.0, whole genome shotgun sequence window:
- the LOC119289548 gene encoding flowering-promoting factor 1-like protein 5 produces MAAGGVWVFRKDGVMELEREASSRKALVYVPANETMRSLRALERRLASLGWERYYEDRAVVQLHRRDGSLDLISLPRDFARFRSVHMYDVVVKNRGHFKVVDL; encoded by the coding sequence atggcggcgggcGGCGTGTGGGTGTTCCGGAAGGACGGGGTGATGGAGCTGGAGCGGGAGGCGTCGAGCCGGAAGGCGCTGGTGTACGTGCCGGCGAACGAGACGATGCGGTCGCTGCGGGCGCTGGAGCGGCGGCTGGCGTCGCTGGGATGGGAGCGCTACTACGAGGACCGCGCCGTCGTGCAGCTCCACCGCCGCGACGGCAGCCTCGACCTCATCTCGCTCCCGCGAGACTTCGCGCGCTTCCGCTCCGTCCACATGTACGACGTCGTCGTCAAGAACCGAGGCCACTTCAAGGTCGTCGACCTCTAA
- the LOC119287671 gene encoding xyloglucan galactosyltransferase KATAMARI1 homolog — protein sequence MRQLAKPGAPKGRSRRAVAGAKEKAVAGSFRRLCFAAVLAVTFFLYYRFSQLDDPCRGRYIHVCKLPPRFNTDMTRDACRGDGRWPAGACESIDNAGLGPPLADPADGVLTGEDGWYGTRQLALDIIFHNRMKRYECLTNHTAVATAVFVPFYAALDFARYAGQDNVTRDAASVDLAEWLKWRLLYDQQRPQDGHDNFLVAGRTARDLARDGGNSGGPNWGTNLLARPVGRNLSVLVLESSLAPNASEFAVPYPTYFHPRTDADVFRWQDRVRGLQRKWLMAFVSGKPRGTEKAATATIHDHVMAQCKASDACGHLPPDPDCATGTDHGECHSPVKAMRLLQSATFCLHPPPGGSPPSYTRRWVFDAMVAGCIPVFFHPASAHLQYRWHLPEDHAKYSVFIPEAGVRAGTASIEAVLRAIPAATVARMREEVVRLIPQVVYADPRGKLETVKDAFDIAVDGMLDRVARLRN from the coding sequence ATGCGTCAGCTAGCCAAACCCGGCGCGCCCAAAGGGCGGTCGCGCCGGGCCGTCGCCGGAGCCAAGGAGAAGGCGGTGGCCGGCTCATTCCGGCGGCTGTGCTTCGCTGCCGTCCTCGCGGTAACCTTCTTCCTCTACTACCGTTTCTCACAGCTGGACGACCCGTGCCGGGGACGGTACATCCACGTGTGCAAGCTGCCGCCGCGCTTCAACACCGACATGACGCGCGACGCCTGCCGCGGCGATGGGCGCTggcccgcgggcgcgtgcgagtccaTCGACAATGCCGGCCTCGGCCCGCCGCTCGCCGACCCGGCCGACGGCGTGCTCACCGGCGAGGACGGGTGGTACGGCACGCGccagctcgccctcgacatcatctTCCACAACCGGATGAAGCGGTACGAGTGCCTCACCAACCACACCGCCGTGGCCACCGCCGTCTTCGTGCCGTTCTACGCCGCCCTCGACTTCGCCCGCTACGCCGGCCAGGACAACGTGACGCGGGACGCCGCGTCGGTCGACCTGGCGGAGTGGCTCAAGTGGCGGCTCCTGTACGATCAGCAACGGCCCCAGGACGGCCACGACAATTTCCTCGTCGCCGGGAGGACGGCGCGGGACCTGGCGAGGGATGGCGGCAACTCCGGCGGCCCGAACTGGGGCACGAACCTCCTCGCCAGGCCGGTTGGCCGGAACCTGTCGGTGCTCGTCTTGGAGTCGTCGCTGGCGCCGAACGCGAGCGAGTTCGCCGTGCCGTACCCGACCTACTTCCACCCCAGGACCGACGCCGACGTGTTCCGGTGGCAGGACAGGGTGCGCGGCCTGCAGCGGAAGTGGCTCATGGCGTTCGTCTCCGGCAAGCCGCGGGGGACGGAGAAGGCAGCAACGGCGACCATCCACGACCATGTCATGGCCCAGTGCAAGGCGTCGGACGCGTGTGGGCACCTGCCGCCGGACCCGGACTGCGCTACCGGGACCGACCACGGTGAGTGCCACTCCCCTGTCAAGGCCATGCGGCTGCTCCAGAGCGCGACCTTCTGCCTGCATCCACCGCCAGGCGGCTCGCCCCCGTCGTACACGCGGCGGTGGGTGTTTGACGCGATGGTGGCCGGGTGCATCCCGGTCTTCTTCCACCCGGCGTCGGCGCACCTGCAGTACAGGTGGCACCTCCCCGAGGACCACGCCAAGTACTCGGTGTTCATCCCGGAGGCCGGCGTCCGGGCGGGCACGGCGAGCATCGAGGCCGTGCTCCGGGCGAtcccggcggcgacggtggcgcggATGCGGGAGGAGGTGGTGAGGCTCATCCCGCAGGTGGTCTACGCCGATCCCCGGGGGAAGCTGGAGACTGTCAAGGACGCCTTCGACATCGCCGTCGACGGGATGCTCGACAGGGTGGCAAGGCTCCGGAATTAA